A region from the Streptosporangium sp. NBC_01756 genome encodes:
- a CDS encoding RICIN domain-containing protein — MRLIHAGQALALAAALLAGPFTAASAADTAAARPEKLAAKFTATLVARHSGKCLDVAGVSTADGANVQQWTCLPNQRNQEWNLVATDSGYYTLRAVHSGKCLDVAGVGTADGANVQQWTCLSNQRNQEWRLVQKDNGYFTLVVRHSGKCLDVAGVGTADGANVQQWTCLPNQRNQEWRLA, encoded by the coding sequence ATGAGACTCATTCACGCCGGTCAGGCCCTGGCCCTTGCCGCCGCCCTGCTCGCCGGTCCGTTCACCGCCGCGTCGGCGGCGGACACCGCCGCCGCGAGGCCGGAGAAGCTCGCAGCAAAGTTCACCGCGACCCTGGTGGCCCGGCACAGCGGCAAGTGCCTGGATGTGGCGGGTGTCAGCACGGCGGACGGTGCCAACGTCCAGCAGTGGACCTGCCTGCCCAACCAGCGCAACCAGGAGTGGAACCTGGTGGCGACGGACAGCGGCTACTACACCCTGCGGGCCGTGCACAGTGGCAAGTGCCTTGATGTGGCGGGCGTCGGTACGGCGGACGGTGCCAACGTCCAGCAGTGGACCTGTCTGTCCAACCAGCGCAACCAGGAGTGGCGGCTCGTCCAGAAGGACAACGGCTACTTCACCCTGGTGGTCCGGCACAGCGGCAAGTGCCTGGATGTGGCGGGCGTCGGTACGGCGGACGGTGCCAACGTCCAGCAGTGGACCTGCCTGCCCAACCAGCGCAACCAGGAGTGGCGGCTCGCCTGA